In a single window of the Lates calcarifer isolate ASB-BC8 linkage group LG1, TLL_Latcal_v3, whole genome shotgun sequence genome:
- the efnb2a gene encoding ephrin-B2a, whose protein sequence is MGDSMWRYYFGVLFIAFKVDLCRALILESIYWNTTNTKFVPGQGVVLYPQIGDKLDIVCPRVDGGVGDGVEYYKVYMVPREQLESCTITKADTPLLNCVKPDQDVKFTLKFQEFSPNLWGLEFFRGKDYYIISTSNGTLEGIDNQEGGVCKTKSMKIVMKVGQNPSDPISPKDNPTRVPYPPKHTDGKDSHNNDVLEKTDLAPRESSDNNSNGGKSSSIIGSDVAIFVGIASGSVIFIIIIIMLVLLLLKYRRRHRKHSPQHAATLSLSTLATPKRSGGGGNNNGSEPSDIIIPLRTADSVFCPHYEKVSGDYGHPVYIVQEMPPQSPANIYYKV, encoded by the exons ATGGGGGACTCGATGTGGAGATATTATTTCGGAGTTTTGTTTATTGCCTTCAAAGTGGACTTGTGCCGGGCGCTCATCCTGGAGTCCATCTACTGGAACACAACAAATACCAA aTTCGTGCCAGGCCAAGGCGTGGTGTTGTACCCCCAGATCGGGGATAAGTTGGACATTGTGTGCCCCCGCGTGGACGGCGGGGTGGGCGACGGCGTGGAGTATTACAAGGTGTACATGGTGCCCAGGGAGCAGCTGGAGAGCTGCACCATCACCAAGGCCGACACGCCGCTCCTCAACTGCGTCAAGCCCGACCAGGACGTCAAGTTCACCCTCAAGTTTCAGGAGTTCAGCCCCAATTTATGGGGCCTGGAGTTCTTCAGGGGGAAAGACTACTACATCATCT CTACTTCTAACGGCACCTTGGAGGGCATCGACAACCAGGAGGGAGGCGTCTGCAAAACCAAGTCCATGAAGATTGTCATGAAAGTGGGACAAA atcCCTCCGACCCTATTTCACCCAAAGACAACCCCACCAGAGTACCCTACCCTCCCAAGCACACGGACGGAAAGGACTCTCACAACAATGACGTGCTGGAGAAAACAG ATTTAGCGCCCAGAGAAAGCAGCGACAACAACAGCAACGGCGGGAAGTCCTCCAGCATCATCGGCTCCGACGTGGCCATCTTCGTCGGCATCGCCTCGGGCAGcgtcatcttcatcatcatcatcatcatgctggtcctgctgctgctcaagTACCGGCGGCGGCACCGCAAGCACTCGCCGCAGCACGCCGCCACGCTGTCTCTGAGCACCCTGGCCACGCCCAAACGGAGCGGCGGCGGCGGGAACAATAACGGCTCTGAGCCCAGTGACATCATCATCCCGCTCAGGACTGCTGACAGCGTCTTCTGCCCGCACTACGAGAAGGTCAGCGGCGATTACGGCCACCCGGTCTACATAGTTCAGGAGATGCCGCCTCAGAGTCCGGCTAACATCTACTACAAAGTCTGA
- the arglu1a gene encoding arginine and glutamate-rich protein 1-A, producing MGRSRSRSSSRSKHSKSSKHSKKRSRSRSRSRDRERSKKRSKSRESKRNRRRDSRSRSRSTTTSSRRDRAASPPERIDIFGRTLSKRNALDEKQRKEEEERKAEMERQRKIRQQEIEEKLIEEETARRVEELVAKRVEEELEKRKDEIEREVLRRVEEAKRIMERQLLEELERQRQAELAAQKAREEEEKSKREELEKILEENNRKIAEAQAKLAEEQLRIVEEQRKIHEERMKLEQDRQKQQKEEQKIILGKGKSRPKLSFSLKAAE from the exons ATGGGCCGCTCTCGGAGCCGCAGCTCGTCCCGGTCCAAACACTCCAAAAGCAGCAAGCACAGTAAGAAACGGAGCCGGTCTCGGTCGCGGTCCAGAGACAGGGAGCGGTCAAAGAAACGGTCCAAGTCCCGAGAATCGAAGAGGAACCGGCGCAGAGATTCTCGTTCCCGTTCTCGGTCAACCACAACTTCGTCCCGTagagacagagcagcttcacCGCCGGAGCGCATCGACATCTTCGGCAGGACACTGAGCAAGAGAAATGCCCTGGACgagaagcagaggaaggaggaggaggaaagaaaggcagagatggaaagacaaaggaaaat ccGGCAGCAGGAGATTGAGGAGAAGCTGATCGAGGAGGAGACGGCGCGGCGGGTGGAGGAGCTGGTGGCCAAgcgggtggaggaggagctggagaagaggaaggacgAGATCGAGAGGGAGGTGCTGCGGCGCGTCGAGGAGGCGAAGCGCATCATGGAGCGGCAGCTTCTCgaggagctggagaggcagCGGCAGGCCGAGCTGGCGGCGCAGAAAGCCAGAGAG GAGGAAGAAAAATCTAAGCGGGAGGAGCTGGAAAAAATCCTGGAGGAGAATAACCGCAAGATCGCCGAGGCTCAGGCCAAGCTG gCTGAGGAGCAGTTGCGTAttgtggaggagcagagaaagATTCACGAGGAGCGCATGAAGCTGGAGCAGGACCGTCAGAAACAGCAGAAGGAGGAGCAGAAAATAATCCTCGGCAAGGGCAAGTCCAGGCCCAagctctccttctccctcaaGGCGGCTGAATGA